Sequence from the Spirochaetota bacterium genome:
GCATATCTGAAGAAGAACGCAAGCAGAAGTACCCCTCATTAGAAGAATATATGCCCGAAGCATATAAGCAATTGGTTGATGTTTACAAGACTTTAGAAAAACACTACCGCGATATGCAAGATATAGAATTTACTATTCAAAATAAAAAGTTATGGATGCTTCAGACACGAAATGGCAAGCGAACGGCACATGCAGCAATAAATATTGCTGTGGATATGGTTGAAGAAGGGCTGATAACAAAAGAAGAAGCTGTGCTCAGAGTGGATCCCCAATCCCTTGATCAGCTGCTTCACCCAACCTTTGATCCCAAAGCTCAACGAAAGGTTATTGCAAAAGGTCTTCCAGCTTCACCAGGTGCTGCAACTGGAAAGATTGTTTTCAATGCCGATGATGCACATGAGTGGAAAGAACGTGGTGAGAAAGTTATTTTGGTAAGAATTGAGACTTCACCTGAGGACTTAAAAGGGATGACCGCGGCTGAAGGTATACTTACTGCACGTGGAGGTATGACATCGCATGCTGCTGTTGTAGCTAGAGGTATGGGTAAATGCTGTGTATCAGGGTGTGGTGCGCTAGAAATAGATTATGCTAGGCGAAAGATGAAGATTAATGATATCGTTTTGAAGGAAGGCGATTATATCTCGATTGATGGTTCCACTGGTGAAGTAATGCTAGGTAAAGTTCCAACAATTGAACCTGAAGTAACAGGAAAGTTTGGGACGATAATGCAATGGGCTGACGAAATAAGAAAACTTAAAGTAAGAACAAATGCTGATACACCGCATGATGCTAAGGTGGCTAGAAACTTTGGCGCAGAAGGCATTGGACTTTGTAGAACAGAGCACATGTTCTTTGAAGGCGACAGAATCAAGGCTGTAAGGGAAATGATACTGGCAGATAGTTATGAGGGAAGAAAGAAAGCTCTTGATAAATTGCTTCCCATGCAGCGTGAAGATTTCTATGGCATATTCAAGGCAATGGAAGGATTTGGAGTAACTATCAGGCTACTGGACCCACCATTACATGAGTTTTTGCCGAATGACCTTGAATCTCAGAAGGAGATGGCAAAGGAACTCAAAGTTAGTGTAGAAGAAGTAAAGGCAAAGGTTGAAGAGCTTCATGAATTTAATCCGATGTTAGGGCACAGAGGTTGTCGTTTGGGTATCACATATCCTGAAATTACTGAGATGCAAGCGCGTGCAATATTTGAAGCAGCCTGCCAGCTGGTAAAAGAAGGAGTTGATGTAAAACCTGAAGTCATGGTTCCATTAGTTGGCCATGTGAAAGAGCTCATAATGCAAAAAGAAATAATAGTAAAGACTGCTGAAGCTGTAATGAAAGAGATGGGTGTGAAGGTTGAGTACATGGTAGGTACCATGATCGAGGTTCCAAGGGCAGCACTAACAGCCGATGAAATAGCAAAAGTTGCAGAGTTCTTCTCATTTGGTACAAATGACCTTACACAAATGACATTTGGGTTTAGCCGAGATGATGCAGGGAAATTCCTGAAAGAATATGTTGATAAGAAGATTTTGCCTAATGATCCATTCAGAATTCTTGACAGGGATGGGGTAGGGCAGCTTATTAAAATGGCCTATGAAAAAGGGCGTTCTGTTAACCCAAAACTAAAATTAGGCATTTGTGGTGAGCATGGTGGTGAGCCTAGCTCAGTAGAGTTCTGTCATATAGTTGGGCTTGATTATGTGAGCTGCTCTCCATTTAGGGTGCCTATTGCCCGGTTGGCAGCTGCACAGGCAGCAATAAGGTTCCCTAAATAGCATAGTTATATTCAATTGGGTGGTCATCTAGTGGCCACCCAAATAATAATTTTTCAAGAGGGATAAAAGTGAAAATTAGATTATTGTGCATTCTTTTCATTATAATAATCCCTACTGTATTACTTGCAGACTACAACAAAGCTTTGAAATTGTTTGAGCAAGGGAAATATGATGAAGCTTTAACGGAGATAGCTTTAGCTCTAGATGTGGCAAAGGATTTTGAGCCCAATTCGCCAAATTATAATCTTCGTTATTTGGCTGCTCATATTCATGCAAAAAAAGGCAATTATGAATCTGCTCTTACACATTTAAAACGATGTTCGGAAATCCAAAAAGACAGTGTTGATCCACTCATTGATATTGCATTTATATATATAGACCAAAAGCGGTATGCTGATGCAATGGCGTGGGCACGTAAAGCATTGCAGGTAAAACAAACACCAATAGCATATTACATATTAGGAATATCATATTCAGGCATAGGGTCTTTATGGCAAGCAAAGGAGTATCTGGAAAAAGCTATCTCACTTGATCCGGAAATGTACTATGCATATAATGAATTAGGTAATGTCCTGATGTTTTTGAACAGGATTACACAGGCACAGACAGCATATTCGGCTGCGTATGCGCTGGCTCCTTCATCAGCTTTTGTATGCAATAATTTAGCCATGAGCTATCTACAGGCAGGGGATGTGAAAAAAGCTGCTGAAATCATAGAGAAAGCACGGAAGCTTGCTCCTGATAATCCTGTAATTGTTGAAAATTATAACCGCATTTTTAGTTTGAAAAAATAAATACCAACAGTTTTTGTGAAAATTAACTCCAAATATTTAAATGGCGATGTTGTTCAATGGTTAGTTGAGGATGAACTTTCTTTTCATTTTTTACAGAGATGCATTCCAGTAATTAAATTTGATTTTAAAAAAGATACTAACTCCATAATACACTTCCACCGTCTATACTCATTACACAAAAAAGCGTATCAATTTTTTGATTCTCCTGGGGTTGGGATAATGTGGATTTTTTCCTCATTGGTAGAATGTGGACTGGATGTTAGGGATAACAAACTCTATTCAATGATTAAAGATATCCTTAGATTTCAGCAAGATGATGGAGGCTTTACATTAAACTGGAAACCTTTC
This genomic interval carries:
- the ppdK gene encoding pyruvate, phosphate dikinase — its product is MAKRVYLFGGNVTEGSADMKNLLGGKGANLAEMARIGIPVPAGFTITTEVCNEYYKNNQKMPDGLKEEVLEALKKVEEIMDAKFGDPSNPLLLSVRSGARASMPGMMDTILNLGINEDVVKGLVAKTGNERFAWDSYRRFVQMYGDVVLGLKPESKDEHDPFEVIMDELKEKRKVKNDLELTVDDLKELVARFKKIIKDKLNVSFPDDPYEQLWGAIGAVFRSWNNERAKLYRKMNNIDDSWGTAVNVQAMVFGNMGNDXATGVAFTRDPATGAKEFFGEFLINAQGEDVVAGIRTPQQITLEGSRRWARENGISEEERKQKYPSLEEYMPEAYKQLVDVYKTLEKHYRDMQDIEFTIQNKKLWMLQTRNGKRTAHAAINIAVDMVEEGLITKEEAVLRVDPQSLDQLLHPTFDPKAQRKVIAKGLPASPGAATGKIVFNADDAHEWKERGEKVILVRIETSPEDLKGMTAAEGILTARGGMTSHAAVVARGMGKCCVSGCGALEIDYARRKMKINDIVLKEGDYISIDGSTGEVMLGKVPTIEPEVTGKFGTIMQWADEIRKLKVRTNADTPHDAKVARNFGAEGIGLCRTEHMFFEGDRIKAVREMILADSYEGRKKALDKLLPMQREDFYGIFKAMEGFGVTIRLLDPPLHEFLPNDLESQKEMAKELKVSVEEVKAKVEELHEFNPMLGHRGCRLGITYPEITEMQARAIFEAACQLVKEGVDVKPEVMVPLVGHVKELIMQKEIIVKTAEAVMKEMGVKVEYMVGTMIEVPRAALTADEIAKVAEFFSFGTNDLTQMTFGFSRDDAGKFLKEYVDKKILPNDPFRILDRDGVGQLIKMAYEKGRSVNPKLKLGICGEHGGEPSSVEFCHIVGLDYVSCSPFRVPIARLAAAQAAIRFPK
- a CDS encoding tetratricopeptide repeat protein; amino-acid sequence: MKIRLLCILFIIIIPTVLLADYNKALKLFEQGKYDEALTEIALALDVAKDFEPNSPNYNLRYLAAHIHAKKGNYESALTHLKRCSEIQKDSVDPLIDIAFIYIDQKRYADAMAWARKALQVKQTPIAYYILGISYSGIGSLWQAKEYLEKAISLDPEMYYAYNELGNVLMFLNRITQAQTAYSAAYALAPSSAFVCNNLAMSYLQAGDVKKAAEIIEKARKLAPDNPVIVENYNRIFSLKK